The following proteins are co-located in the Paenibacillus sp. JNUCC32 genome:
- a CDS encoding MarR family transcriptional regulator: protein MHTAEFAKVWSKLAKDYKLHMEAGLAPTLTESQLMVLEVLAEQKRMKPSDFIPYLATSPAAVTMLLDRMEKNELIKRERDANDRRIVWVTISYKGREEYTRGLQVREEYLSRILNRISSHNQQLLVYLLGKISTAPQEVLVEA, encoded by the coding sequence ATGCATACTGCCGAATTCGCCAAGGTGTGGTCCAAGCTGGCCAAGGATTATAAACTCCATATGGAAGCCGGATTGGCCCCGACATTGACGGAGTCGCAACTCATGGTGCTGGAAGTGCTCGCTGAGCAGAAGCGGATGAAACCTTCCGATTTCATTCCTTACCTGGCTACAAGTCCGGCTGCCGTAACGATGCTATTGGACCGGATGGAGAAGAACGAATTGATCAAACGGGAACGGGACGCAAATGACAGACGGATCGTCTGGGTGACGATATCCTATAAAGGACGCGAGGAATATACGCGCGGATTACAGGTTAGGGAGGAGTACCTTTCCCGGATCTTGAACCGCATATCCTCGCATAATCAACAGCTGCTTGTCTATCTATTGGGAAAGATCAGCACGGCTCCGCAGGAGGTTCTGGTCGAGGCGTAG
- a CDS encoding lytic polysaccharide monooxygenase, whose product MDQVQCQTNHRLHLKPLWIFLGSTLLFFTIMIITASSVSAHGYIESPASRGYKCKLGENVNCGRIIYEPHSLEGKGNFPIGGPADGQITGAGIFTELYEQTPTRWSKVNMNGGPNTFKWVLTAAHATSDWKYYITKKGWDSSKPLARADLELFCSFNDGGKQPPNTVTHTCNVPTDRTGYYLILAVWEIADTGNAFYNVIDVNLNNGSGNQDTQAPTVPANLRTTGITSSSISLAWNASTDNVGVTGYELYRGSNLVATVSGSTLSHTVTGLQSGTSYTFKVKARDGAGNVSQASSPLTASTSNPVPDTQAPTAPANLRSAGSTSTSVSLAWNDSTDNVGVSGYEVYRGTTLVTTVSGSTLSYTVGGLSPNTTYSFTVKARDAAGNVSPASNELQVTTADGSVPETPAWAPNTSYQQGALVTYGGKTYECRQAHTSLPGWEPANVPALWLLKS is encoded by the coding sequence ATGGATCAGGTTCAGTGTCAAACAAATCACCGCTTGCATTTGAAACCGCTGTGGATTTTTTTAGGAAGCACACTGTTGTTTTTCACCATTATGATCATTACGGCAAGCAGCGTTTCCGCTCATGGTTATATCGAATCACCGGCCAGTCGTGGTTATAAGTGCAAGCTCGGCGAGAACGTCAACTGCGGCAGAATCATCTATGAACCGCATTCCCTGGAAGGGAAAGGGAACTTTCCGATCGGCGGACCGGCGGACGGCCAAATCACCGGTGCCGGAATCTTTACCGAACTGTATGAACAGACGCCAACCCGCTGGAGCAAGGTTAACATGAACGGCGGGCCGAACACGTTTAAGTGGGTGCTGACCGCAGCCCATGCTACATCCGATTGGAAATATTATATTACGAAAAAAGGCTGGGATTCCAGCAAACCCCTCGCACGCGCAGATCTCGAATTGTTCTGCTCCTTCAATGACGGCGGCAAACAACCGCCGAACACCGTAACCCATACTTGTAACGTACCTACCGACCGCACCGGCTACTATCTCATCCTCGCCGTATGGGAAATCGCCGATACGGGAAATGCCTTCTATAACGTGATCGACGTGAACCTGAATAACGGCAGCGGCAATCAGGACACGCAGGCACCGACCGTGCCGGCGAATCTGAGAACAACAGGGATTACAAGCAGCAGCATTTCGCTCGCCTGGAACGCCTCTACGGATAACGTAGGAGTCACAGGCTATGAACTCTATCGAGGCTCCAATCTAGTGGCAACGGTATCCGGATCCACCCTGAGCCACACCGTTACCGGCCTGCAATCAGGCACCTCCTATACCTTTAAGGTAAAAGCCCGTGACGGAGCAGGCAACGTATCACAGGCGAGCAGCCCGCTAACCGCCAGCACATCAAATCCCGTTCCGGACACCCAAGCTCCGACGGCTCCTGCCAATTTACGATCTGCGGGATCGACGTCCACAAGCGTATCATTAGCCTGGAACGATTCCACGGATAACGTCGGAGTAAGCGGCTACGAGGTATATCGGGGCACCACGCTGGTTACGACGGTGTCCGGCAGCACGCTATCCTATACAGTCGGCGGATTATCGCCAAACACGACCTATAGCTTTACCGTAAAAGCACGCGATGCGGCAGGCAACGTATCCCCAGCCAGCAATGAGCTGCAAGTCACCACGGCGGACGGCTCTGTACCGGAAACTCCGGCCTGGGCTCCGAATACTTCATACCAGCAGGGAGCTTTGGTCACGTATGGAGGCAAAACCTATGAGTGCCGCCAAGCCCATACGTCCCTGCCTGGATGGGAACCCGCTAACGTGCCGGCTTTATGGCTGCTTAAGTCTTAA